From Haloarcula hispanica ATCC 33960, the proteins below share one genomic window:
- a CDS encoding aminotransferase class I/II-fold pyridoxal phosphate-dependent enzyme — protein sequence MTHGFDLNDRLEQRDAQNLRRHLEVAESVSARTRFADDPKGEPPEFGDEAVVFASNNYLGLADDSRVQRAAELGARTVGTGAGASRLVTGDTQVHRALERDLAASKGAERALVFSSGYAANIGTIDALSPDIVFSDELNHASIIDGCRVGASETVVYDHCDPDDLRAKMDTRAADVGGDEQWLVVTDSVFSMDGDIAPLSAICDAVDEYGAWLMIDEAHATGLFGDTGGGVVQREGLSDRVDVQLGTLSKALASQGGYIAGDEVLIEYLLNAARSFVFSTGLSPPNAAAAREALRIARETDRAAELWDTVATLRDGLETMGYEVLGETHILPVVVGDRGDALELADRLRDHGIVAPAIRPPTVPEGTSRIRVAPMATHTADDIAQCLDAFRTAGTEVGVL from the coding sequence ATGACTCACGGCTTCGACTTGAACGACCGACTCGAACAGCGTGACGCACAGAACCTCCGCCGGCATCTGGAAGTCGCCGAGTCCGTCTCGGCTCGGACCCGCTTTGCCGACGACCCGAAAGGCGAACCACCGGAGTTCGGCGACGAAGCCGTCGTCTTCGCCTCGAACAACTACCTCGGGCTGGCCGACGACAGCCGGGTCCAGCGAGCGGCGGAACTGGGCGCACGGACCGTCGGCACCGGCGCGGGGGCTTCGCGGCTGGTCACCGGCGACACGCAGGTCCACCGGGCGCTGGAACGCGACCTCGCAGCCTCGAAAGGGGCCGAGCGAGCGTTGGTGTTCTCGTCAGGCTACGCGGCCAACATCGGGACTATCGACGCGCTGTCACCAGACATTGTCTTTTCAGACGAGCTGAACCACGCCTCGATTATCGACGGCTGTCGCGTCGGAGCCAGCGAGACAGTCGTCTACGACCACTGTGACCCGGACGACTTGCGAGCAAAGATGGACACGCGAGCGGCCGATGTCGGCGGAGACGAACAGTGGCTCGTCGTCACAGACTCCGTGTTCTCGATGGACGGAGACATCGCGCCGCTATCGGCCATCTGTGACGCCGTCGACGAGTACGGCGCGTGGTTGATGATCGACGAGGCGCACGCGACCGGGCTGTTCGGCGACACCGGCGGCGGTGTCGTCCAGCGCGAGGGGCTGAGCGACCGCGTCGATGTGCAGTTGGGTACGCTCTCGAAGGCATTGGCGAGCCAGGGCGGCTATATCGCTGGCGACGAGGTGCTTATCGAGTATCTGCTGAACGCCGCGCGGTCGTTCGTCTTCTCGACGGGGCTATCCCCACCGAACGCCGCGGCGGCCCGCGAAGCGCTGCGAATCGCTCGCGAGACCGACCGCGCGGCGGAACTCTGGGACACTGTGGCCACGCTCCGGGACGGACTGGAGACGATGGGCTACGAGGTGCTCGGCGAGACGCATATCCTCCCAGTCGTCGTCGGTGACCGCGGGGACGCGCTGGAACTGGCCGACAGACTCCGCGACCACGGTATCGTCGCGCCTGCGATCCGACCGCCGACAGTGCCCGAGGGCACCTCTCGTATCCGGGTCGCGCCGATGGCGACACACACCGCCGACGACATCGCGCAGTGTCTCGACGCCTTCCGAACCGCCGGTACAGAGGTGGGCGTGCTATGA